The Brachionichthys hirsutus isolate HB-005 chromosome 8, CSIRO-AGI_Bhir_v1, whole genome shotgun sequence genome contains a region encoding:
- the LOC137898878 gene encoding protein shisa-5-like: protein MVSNIFPILVCAACLIQLPAVWADYCYKYWHTDGYLFKTRLCDKYCCGTCNKKYCCDDKKRRISEEMQDECTGGPLHEKTSKFAVILGIVTGVVVPVLFCVCLIICCMAPCCLCYKMCRKRQNRAMTTTTTPVVNTPLQPLSPSGYQPSHPGYQPVPVHPVYWGPPNPTEPPPSYLEANSPIYPANPPNPGKPPEELHGFSQPPYNPSYGLNREV, encoded by the exons ATGGTTTCAAATATTTTTCCCATTCTGGTGTGTGCTGCGTGTCTGATCCAACTCCCGGCTGTATGGG ctgatTATTGTTACAAATATTGGCACACAGATGGCTACTTATTCAAAACTCGGCTATGTGACAAGTACTGCTGTGGAACCTGCAACAAGAAATACTGCTGTGATGACAAAAAACGTCGTATTTCTGAAGAGATGCAAGACGAATGCACCGGAGG ACCTCTCCATGAAAAAACATCTAAATTTGCTGTGATTCTCGGAATCGTCACAGGGGTGGTCGTCCCTGTCCTCTTCTGTGTATGTCTTATCATCTGCTGCATGGCTCCGTGCTGCCTGTGCTACAAAATGTGTAGAAAAAGACAGAACCGAG CTATGacaaccaccaccacccccgTGGTCAACACGCCCCTGCAGCCACTGTCTCCCTCTGGCTACCAGCCGTCCCACCCTGGCTACCAGCCTGTACCTGTCCATCCTGTATACTGGGGCCCACCCAACCCTACAGAACCACCACCCTCATACTTGGAAGCTA ACAGTCCAATTTACCCTGCAAATCCACCCAATCCAGGGAAGCCACCAGAGGAGTTGCATGGATTTTCACAGCCGCCCTACAATCCAAGTTACGGCCTAAACCGGGAAGTGTAG
- the LOC137898062 gene encoding protein shisa-5-like, whose product MVSNIFPILVCAACVIQLPAVWADYCYKYWHTDGYLIKTRLCDKYCCGTCNKKYCCDDKKRRISEEMQDECTGGPLHENTSKFAELLSSITGLVVPVLFCVCVFICCMAPCCYKTCRKRRNQTMTTTTTPVVNTPLQPLSPSGYQPSHPGYQPVCRGPPNPPAPQPSYLEANTPIYPANPPNPGKPPDADKSSHPPYNPSYGLNQSEV is encoded by the exons ATGGTTTCAAATATTTTTCCCATTCTggtgtgtgctgcgtgtgtgatCCAACTCCCGGCTGTGTGGG ctgatTATTGTTACAAATATTGGCACACAGATGGCTACTTAATCAAAACTCGGCTATGTGACAAGTACTGCTGTGGAACCTGCAACAAGAAATACTGCTGTGATGACAAAAAACGTCGTATTTCTGAAGAGATGCAAGACGAATGCACCGGAGG ACCTCTCCATGAAAACACATCTAAATTTGCAGAgcttctgagcagcatcacaggGTTGGTCGTCCCTGTCCTCTTCTGTGTATGTGTTTTCATCTGCTGCATGGCTCCGTGCTGCTACAAAACGTGTAGAAAAAGACGGAACCAAA CTATGacaaccaccaccacccccgTGGTCAACACGCCCCTACAGCCACTGTCTCCCTCTGGCTACCAGCCATCCCACCCTGGCTACCAGCCTGTATGCCGGGGCCCACCCAACCCTCCAGCACCGCAACCCTCATACCTGGAAGCTA ACACTCCAATTTACCCTGCAAATCCACCCAATCCAGGGAAGCCACCAGATGCGGATAAATCTTCGCATCCGCCCTACAATCCAAGTTACGGCCTAAACCAATCGGAAGTTTGA
- the itga7 gene encoding integrin alpha-7, giving the protein MAAPKGRENPVSFSLHSPHPGTTLLFWALMTLLSQALGFNLDTTHTLHKLGDHGTFFGFSLALHQQLTPEPQSWILVGAPQAAGQGPLRGSRPGALFRCPITPEEYDCERVDIDTDVSLDRESKDNQWLGVTVKSQGIGGKVVTCAHLYELRHRVSKPSETRDPIGRCYVLSDDLTERDDLDGGEWKFCEGRPQGHEQFGFCQQGLAVSFTPDNNFILFGAPGTYNWKGEMRVQLLNQTLLDLGFYDDGPYEVADQKQLNARLIPVPYHSYLGLLFMASPIEDALLYKTLEPSSRPTPFEDVAHNSYLGFSVDSAMGIMNLGELTFVAGAPRANHTGAVVLLRKDNVHRLVPQHIFWGEELASSFGYSVATTDLNSDGWTDLIVGAPNFFDRKAEIGGAVYVYLNPFGHWDDQARPIRLNGTYDSMFGMTVANVGDLDQDGYGDIAVGAPFDGDGKVFIYRGSDSGIETKPAQVLDGRDFDVRRFGYSISGGLDIDTNQYPDVAVGSLNDSVVLFRSHPVIHVVREVSIDPQHIDLEQYNCKGRDGVCVEVKACFIFTSYPEDYSPHITLVVHFEADTERRKLGLPHRVNFLGRSSLESEYIQIEEVSMHRQRHPVCTTAVFQLHDSIRDKLRPISLAITHTIKPVPPRRHSGAKRLEKLPPILSVYPSNTLHSEVNFLREGCGNDKICQSNLKLSYQFGTRPLNSDLFTPLPKDEDDVQVFSLSDQRLVVLEVTVTNTPSNPLSPEEDGDDAHAAQLLISLPDTLSYAGSRGPQQMRCQANQNGSQVECDLGNPLKRDTKLKFSINLSTSNITIETTELTADLSLTTISEQPDLAPVTAFAKVIIELPLSVSGLARPHQLFFSGTVKGESAMTSLEDIGSPVDFEFVVINPGQALQTLGSAFLNIMWPYELANEKWLLYPSSMRFEGHPDTQCTLSGDLNPLKLHSSLPAEMPQLTNHTSVRTRRSHQDDHGKVMTKGSVGRSTPAVAASERRKSLKLDCLLGSARCVLFQCPLHSFSGQAVLTIHARLWNSSFIEEFPTVSALELLVRANITVKSSIKHLVLRDAAAQVPVMIYPEPGLADQYSIPWWIILIAVLAGILLLTLLVCILWKCGFFRRAHYKDKLPQYHAVKIPREDRQFQTEKSGVVHKKEWATHWSDGTS; this is encoded by the exons ATGGCAGCCCCAAAAGGACGCGAGAACCCCGTCTCCTTCTCGTTGCATTCCCCTCATCCTGGGACAACCCTCCTCTTCTGGGCTCTGATGACCCTTTTAAGCCAAGCGTTGGGCTTTAACCTGGATACTACTCACACGCTGCATAAGTTGGGCGACCATGGCACCTTTTTTGGTTTCTCTCTAGCACTTCACCAACAGCTTACCCCAGAGCCTCAGAGCTG GATTCTGGTGGGGGCACCGCAGGCCGCAGGTCAGGGCCCTCTGCGGGGGAGTCGGCCAGGAGCCCTGTTCAGGTGTCCGATCACACCAGAGGAGTACGACTGTGAGAGGGTGGATATTGATACTGATG TGAGTTTAGACAGAGAGAGCAAAGACAACCAGTGGCTGGGAGTGACCGTCAAGAGTCAGGGGATTGGAGGAAAAGTGGTG ACCTGTGCACACTTGTATGAACTGAGGCACCGTGTCAGTAAACCTTCAGAGACCCGTGACCCTATTGGACGCTGCTATGTCCTGAGTGATGACTTGACCGAGCGAGACGACTTGGATGGAGGAGAGTGGAAGTTCTGCGAGGGTCGACCGCAGGGACATGAACAATTTGGCTTTTGTCAGCAGGGCCTCGCTGTCAGTTTCACCCCTGACAACAACTTCATTCTTTTTGGGGCCCCGGGGACATACAACTGGAAAG GTGAGATGCGAGTCCAGCTCCTAAACCAGACTCTGCTTGACCTTGGTTTCTATGACGACGGACCCTACGAGGTGGCAGATCAGAAACAACTTAATGCCAGGCTCATTCCTGTGCCCTACCACAGTTACCTGG GGCTCTTGTTTATGGCCAGCCCCATTGAAGATGCGCTGCTGTACAAAACTCTGGAGCCCTCCAGCCGGCCCACACCGTTTGAAGATGTAGCTCATAATAGCTACTTAG GGTTTTCAGTGGACTCCGCCATGGGGATAATGAACCTTGGGGAGCTGACCTTTGTGGCGGGTGCACCTCGAGCCAATCATACCGGGGCGGTGGTGCTGCTGAGGAAGGACAACGTGCACCGGCTGGTGCCACAGCACATCTtctggggggaggagcttgCGTCTTCTTTTGGGTACTCCGTGGCTACAACAGACCTGAACAGCGATGG TTGGACTGATCTGATCGTCGGAGCTCCTAATTTCTTTGACCGTAAGGCGGAGATAGGTGGGGCAGTTTATGTGTACCTAAACCCCTTCGGCCATTGGGACGATCAGGCTCGGCCTATCCGCCTCAACGGGACCTATGACTCCATGTTTGGAATGACGGTGGCCAACGTCGGAGATCTGGACCAGGACGGATATGGAG ATATCGCTGTGGGTGCTCCGTTTGATGGAGACGGCAAAGTCTTCATCTACAGAGGCTCAGATTCTGGAATTGAAACTAaacctgctcag GTGTTGGATGGTCGTGATTTTGACGTGAGACGTTTTGGATATTCCATCTCTGGTGGTCTGGATATTGATACCAACCAGTACCCGGATGTCGCTGTAGGTTCTCTTAACGATTCTGTAGTCCTCTTCAG ATCTCATCCAGTGATACACGTAGTACGAGAAGTATCTATTGACCCTCAGCACATTGATCTGGAGCAGTACAACTGCAAGGGCAGAGATGGAGTTTG CGTGGAGGTCAAAGCTTGCTTCATCTTCACTTCCTACCCAGAAGACTACTCACCACACATCA CCCTGGTGGTGCACTTTGAAGCTGACACAGAGCGCAGGAAGTTGGGTCTCCCCCACCGTGTGAACTTCCTGGGCCGCAGTTCCCTGGAGTCGGAGTACATCCAGATAGAAGAGGTGTCCATGCATCGGCAGCGTCACCCTGTGTGCACCACTGCTGTCTTCCAGCTACAT GACAGCATCCGTGACAAACTGCGACCCATCTCCCTGGCGATAACCCACACCATCAAGCCTGTGCCGCCACGCCGACACTCAGGCGCCAAGAGGCTGGAGAAGCTGCCTCCAATACTGAGTGTTTACCCCTCGAACACGCTTCACTCCGAG GTGAACTTCCTGCGTGAGGGATGTGGCAACGACAAAATCTGCCAGAGCAACCTGAAACTGAGCTACCAGTTTGGAACAAGGCCCCTGAACTCAGACCTCTTCACCCCTCTGCCAAA AGATGAGGATGATGTGCAGGTGTTCTCCCTGTCAGACCAGCGGTTGGTGGTGCTGGAGGTCACTGTCACTAACACGCCCTCCAACCCCCTGAGCCCTGAGGAGGATGGAGACGACGCCCATGCCGCCCAGCTGCTCATCTCCCTTCCAGACACTCTGTCGTATGCTGGCTCCAGGGGCCCACAACAG ATGAGATGCCAAGCAAACCAGAATGGATCCCAAGTGGAATGTGACTTGGGAAACCCTTTGAAAAGAGATACGAAG CTGAAGTTCTCCATCAACTTGAGCACGTCTAACATCACAATTGAGACCACGGAGCTGACGGCAGATCTCTCTTTGACAAC AATCAGTGAGCAGCCTGACCTCGCACCAGTCACAGCTTTTGCCAAAGTCATCATAGAGctccctctgtctgtcagcGG ACTAGCTCGTCCTCATCAGCTGTTCTTCAGTGGGACAGTCAAGGGAGAGAGCGCCATGACCAGCCTGGAGGACATCGGCAGCCCTGTGGATTTTGAGTTTGTG GTCATTAATCCTGGCCAAGCTCTGCAGACGCTTGGTTCAGCCTTCCTCAACATCATGTGGCCTTACGAGCTGGCCAATGAGAAATGGCTCCTGTATCCATCCAGCATGAGGTTTGAGGGTCACCCAGACACTCAGTGCACCCTATCGGGGGATCTGAACCCTCTGAAACTACACAGCTCCTTGCCTGCAGAGATGCCACAGCTTACCAATCACACG TCTGTGCGAACGCGTCGCTCTCACCAGGATGACCATGGAAAAGTGATGACAAAAGGCAGCGTTGGACGATCCACCCCAGCGGTGGCAGCTTCCGAGAGGCGGAAGTCATTGAAACTG GATTGTCTCTTGGGGTCGGCACGCTGCGTTCTGTTTCAGTGTCCCCTCCACAGCTTCTCTGGTCAGGCTGTACTCACAATCCACGCCAGGCTGTGGAACAGCAGTTTCATAGAG GAGTTTCCGACAGTCAGtgctctggagctgctggtgaGGGCAAACATCACTGTGAAGTCCAGCATCAAACACCTGGTCCTCCgggatgctgctgctcag GTTCCGGTAATGATCTACCCCGAGCCTGGTCTCGCTGACCAGTACTCGATCCCCTGGTGGATCATCCTCATAGCTGTCCTGGCCGGCATCCTGCTGCTGACACTGCTGGTCTGCATACTGTGGAAG